TAACTCTGACAAATGATATGTAATTGACAAATCAACTGCTTTAATTTGTAAATGATAGATGCACTGAATCAATTTATACAtcttattatttcatttagttgAAGTTAAAAGATATTCTGTTGTCATTTTACTGCTTTtagtgttttcagtctttagtcCAAATTTCCAATCACAATATCCACAGTACTGAGCAATGCatgataaaaaacattaattcattGAAAAGACTGGAACAGCTTCTTAGTATGCTGGCCAAAGATAACTCCTCGTATCCAGGAATctgcataaaaaaatgtgtcagcGGTGGCAAAACTTCCAGGCCAGAAAAGAAATCAACTTGctggtaaaaatgaaaaaaatgttatataacaTTTGATAAAGCTTCTGATGTCCAGGAATCCACAAGAGTGCACACAGTGCACAAAGTCTGGAGCTTAGTGCACACGTCATTTCATTAATGACGTGTCATTATAGtgtgatgataataaataaaatcacttatCATTCGGTCCTTGTTTCTGGGTTTATAAGAAATTACAAGAAAGACGTGCTCAAGCTGAACTGTTTCTACGattcatttacatttctttaaataacttcatgttcattttatacTTCCTGCTACatagtttttttgttgatgccctgacttttcctctagtgccacccTCAGGACaaattttatattgttttcattACAGTATCTTGTTATTGTTGGATGTAATGTATACTGCAGCCTCTGAGGGCTGCTAGTGGGACTTCAGTCTTCTAGATATTATTTTCATGGATTTAAAGAAGGATTTGATGTACTGTGTTCTATTCTATTAACAATATTCATCAGTTCGAAAGTTGGTGAATAGTAAAATATCAGCCAGTGATGTATAAAAACATCACAGTAGTGACAACAGTAGtttgatacatacatacacatatttatgACCCACACTGTAATTTAAGTGGTCTTACCTCTAGACTGTCCAGCTTCTGTATGAACTCTGGTCCAGGTACCCCAGTCACTTTCATGATCTGAGTCAGCTGGTCCATGTCTGGTAGTAAAGGGGTTACAATCAAGGATTTTTAAAGCTACCATGTGCTAGTGGTTCAATAAGCATGCGTCTACTGTGGAAAGTAGGGTTTCCAAGCAGGTCCATAAAACAGAATGAAAGCCACTTGATGAAACAGTGACAGTTTTATTTGCTAGCAGGCGCTGTAAATCAGTAAAGTCCATCAAGTGCCAGAAAGAACATAAAAAGCAAAtataaaacaagcagaaaagGTAATGTGTAATATAGTGACAGCAGTAGCTGCACTAGATGCTGTCTGAGGAAACGTGTTGCATTTGCTGCAGTCTGTAATACTGTATAGTCCAATAGCCTTTTGTGTTCATCCTGCACCTGATTTATAGTGTCtataatcaaataaaactgtcaCTGCATAATCAAGTGACTTTAAATCACCTTAATTATTACAACGATTCAATAAAGCGGCATTAAAACTTGACTGAAACCAATTGATGTGATTAAATCCAGTGAATAGCAGATGAAAAGATACAGTCTTTTCCTTTGAAGAGGGTTTTTCCGTTGATCATTTCTGCCATGATACAGCCCACAGACCAGATGTCAACTAGAATAAACATCAAAGACAAAAACCATCAGTACAAACCTGAGCAGGACACGCATTACTGAGAGAGTTTTGAGTTTCAGTGCAGCAGAAATGAGGAAGGTGGCCTTTATATATCATAGCAAAGTTCCTACCCCCAACAGAAAGTGAAGGAACTATGCTGTGCTGTTAGCATTTGGAAATTCTCGGTAAGTAATACCATTCAATGAAGAGTGTAAAGTTGCCAGAGTTGCTCTCTGCGCTACATTCCCTCCTGCAGATGCTCTTTACAAAACCACTATGTCCTACAGACACATAAATCTTGGCAAAATCAGTTTCATCGCAGTGACAGCGCTGTCATTGAGTCTCAACACTATCAAGCTGCTGTCAGACGCATCTGTGTCAACTGCTAACAGATTACGGGGAAAAGGGATTTACTGTCAGAATGACACCCAAGCTACTTCAAATGTCATGCACCGACAAcaggattagaaaaaaaattgttGACCCATAAATTACCAAATAAGCCATTGCTAAAAGAAAGACATCCCTGTAAGTGGAGTTTTCACACGAcaaacagttacagttacagcaCAGACGGAGGTAAAAGTATGTAACAGCTACGATCGTCTTGCCAGTCTGGGTGTAGTGCATCCAGTTCAGAATGACCTCAGGCGCCCGGTACCAACGGGTCACCACGTAGCCCGTCATCTCAGCGTCGGTACTGCGAGCCAGCCCGAAGTCGAGGATCTAAAGCAGAGGCAAAGAAAACGATTATCTGCATTTGAAACATAAACACTGTACATTACTCATCAAGTTAATTAACTGTACATACATCAATAACATATACAGTTTCCTGGATATTGCTAACTTTATAGCACACTGTATATCCtgtattttaacacatttatcGCACATTATCATTTAAGTTTATCATGCTTTTCTAGTGTAATCCTTCAAAGTACAAACCTTCAGTTCACAGTCTTGGTTTACAGCCAAGTTTCCAGGCTTAAGATCCTGTAAAAGAAAATGAGCTGAGTGATGATTACTCATTGCACTTAGTGATTAACAGCAAAATGATAGCATTTGCACTACTGCTGTAACAAAACTGGGACTTTGTGCATGGAGTTCCTGTGGCCTAACATAGCCCAGCCGGTTGACTCAATTTAACTGTGCCGATTTAAAACAGGAATTCAATGACGTGACTCATCTATAAGCTGACCATAAGACTCACTGCAGAGTCATTCACAGAATACTGCGACATAACGTGGGATAAGTGTGTTACTGTTAACAATGTGTTGGTAACACCTTAAGTGGAGCACTAGCAGGGTAACACTTTAACCAACTATGTTTTCTACAgccttaacacacacaaaaacacagtcagcTGGTCTCAAACGAATATTAACCACCTTACACTAACAGCTTAGATAATAAGTAGCATAATCAATAAACATCTTATaatcaaaacatgtaaaataaaaaaaaagagctaccTCGCCCTGTAAAGGTATGCACAGTGAAAAACGGTAGATTTAATTGTAGTATTTAGGatttaaaatattgttaaaGTACAATGTGTTACAATGTACTTTTTCAACATGAGTCTGTATTAATAGTGCCTGTAAAAGGTCCTTATGTGTCTGAGTGCTCTGTTGTTCTAACCCAACTTTCCctactccacacacacacacccacaagcGTTGGCACTCTTCCTGAAAGGTGTGTCCTAACGTCTCTCAACATGCAGCTAGACATCAGAGACTGAACTCATCTTACCTGTTGGGGCAGAGTTTGATCTGACTCaataacaatgacaaatgataaaatgaacatttccaAATCTTTCTGGACTACGGGAAGAAGTGCACATCTGTTATCTGAGGAAATATTGTGCATTACAAATCACTGCACATGTTGTTACAATTTCTACAAAAGCCTGAATCAAGATATTTTCTTTAGCCAAGCTCTAATGACAGCTCTAGATTTGTACTCACCCTGTGGATGATTCCAGCCCTGTGAATGTACTgcagagaagagacagacagagaatgttGGGTATATTGGATAACTGCAGTAATATCCAACATGTATGTCATTTAGCTGTGGAATTCTGTGTATGATTTGTGCACTATAAGCTCATCTGACAGTTGTAGGAGGCGTTTGAACAAAACCACTTTTTGTGCAGGCGTATACAGTCAATATATTAGTTATTACAAGCTATAAATCCATCATAAGTTTGAGTTATACTCACTCATTAAAGACACCCTtcatgtgtacatgcatgtaatCAAAGTTCATACAACTGCCTGTAATAAACAGTATAATTCTGGCATGACTCCCTGAGGTTATATTTAGTTATAATTACACTTTACTAAATAATTATATGTTTCTGTGATGCAGGCCTTCCCTGCTTACCCTGAGTCCACAGAGCATCTGGTAGACGAGAAACTGGACTTTATCTTCTGAGAGATGACCTCGCACCTTCGACAGGTCAGTAAACATGTAAGGCATCACCAGATAGCTAAgaaaaagagagcgagagagcaaGAAAATCAATGGAATGACACTTTTATAACAGTCTATCCAAAGCCTCACTGCTAATGCACAAGAAAAAGCTGTCCTGCTGTCACTTCCACACCCCCGTTAACGCTGTAATCCATCGTTTCATATTGTCATTAAGGAGCTTAAGGATTcttgtgtatgtttatgtaacactcatgtttaaacatttcaatTTGAATTCAGCCTAATATTGCCATATTTCTGTAAAGCTCTGCCAATTTGTCCAAAAACCATATGATGATAATAAGAATAGAAAGCAACCTTTATTATATGAATCCTCTTTTCAGAATCCTTCTAATTAGCTGCTGCAAAAATCCAAGTTTGCAGTTCAATGTATTCATCTCACCAGCACACTAAACtcaagtaaaaaataaaacaatcattaaattaaattaatcaataaatattccaaaatgatcaaataaaagtattacatgttttatgaaaataaatgtcagtttgggtttctctgattctctgacACACTGAATGCAGAGACCAGTAACATCATAACAGAGAACCATCAATGATTTTTGAACAATCCTCACTGAAAACCATGCTGACTGTTTGAAATCCACATTACGGTAACGTAAATATTTATCACAGATGACTTCAGCTCACTGTCAAACTGCTTACATTACTAATTATCCTAGCCAATTTTTAGGATGATCTTATTTTTCCACATTAGTAGAGACCTTGTTGGTTCTTACTTCAACTTTAGGTTTTGGTctttgtataaaatataaattgcTGTGTCATTATTCTTCACAGAACACACTATAACAGGCTTAAGTCCCATTTAAGGGGAAGTCTCACAGCACACAATGATATTTTTGTCAGCAGCTTATTATGGTCCATTGTTTTAGAATCACGTGTCCAACAATCACACATTAGTGTAATATTTATGTTTCCACATTCTTTCGACCACATAGCATATGACATTCAGTTTACACAGTAAACTCCTGTCGAAAATAGGTCAGTCTCATCTGGAGACTGGTTTATTGTTTAATCCCCAAAATGCAAAGTAATCTTTGTCCCCAAAGGTTTTGTAGTCCTGTAGGTAATTCTCCAGGTGAATACTAAACCTGCAGATCATCAGAGGTGTTGCCTGTCTTTGCCTCAGGGGCTTTGCTTTAGAAGAAAATACTCACAAGTCCTGGATTTCATCGAGGCTTGAGGCAGGCGTAAACACATCGAGGAGTCCTATCACCTAATTGGAATGAAAGATCAAAATGATTAATATAACAGCCAGAAAGTTACGTTAAAACTACAGTATGTTGAAGGAAGCAGGAGATGTGTTGTGTTACATCTACTCACATTTTCATGCTTCATGTGTTTGAGCAGTCGGAGCTCTCGGTATGCCCTCTTTGCAAAGATCTCTGACTGGAAGGGCCTGTGGAGCTTCTTGATGGCCACTTTCTCTTTAGTCTTCTCGTTTATTGCTGAGCTGTGGTGAACAATAGAAGTCATTAGCTTTGCCCTCAGAGTCAGAGCATGTGCTTTCTAGTTTCAATATGATTTCCTTCTTTTGAAGTCAGAGCAGTTAGAAAAAGACACGGCAGCCTATTTTGAAGTTTCACTCTCGCTAAGAAGTTCTGTGTGCATGGAGGAACTGCCTGTAAGacccttttttttcatgtgtgggGGTCTGTGGTTTATTGAGTATcaacatgtaaatgtttgtcAGCTCGACATGTGCATGTCTGCAGTGATCTGCAGGGCACCAGATCGTAGGAGGAAAGGCTTGTTAGGCTATTTGGAGCCACATCCAccaacacacattacacacaccaCTTGTGCATTGTGCTGTGGACAATGTTGATGCACTAAAGCCGGATAGTAAAGTCAAgtgcaaaaccaaaaacacatacagtagttaTGAAACTGTTGAATATCTTTCAGTTTATtatttccttctcttcctccgcTTTCTTTTTCTAACAAGGCGATTTATGAGAGATGTGCAATTTGGCAAAATTACAGATAATGGTGGCGACTTGATCCCAGTTCATCAGATGGTGTGTCTTTTAAAGGTCAGACATACTGAAAGACTACACTTTAATGCCTAAAACCCTGGTAAATGTAGTTAGCAAGCCAATCTGCAGCTCTAATGaatgttaaatcattttgactgtcaggattttcaacttCTAAGCTTCTGTCTATGAAAGATCTCTACACATCCTCAATGGATTAGGGCTCCTAATCAAACATCTGGTGTCTGCAATTACAATAATCCCATCTGTAGTGCTACAGTTTACAAAAATGTACATGCACAGAGAACAAATAGTGGAAATGGAGTGACCTAAATGTGTGTGGTCTACTACACTAATGAGACGGAAGCACTGTGGTGGCAGGGAAACAAAAAGTCCCATGcgtaagatttaggaggctgTATTTACAGAGTATAGAAGATttgcaatataatattcatacatatgttttcatcagtgtataatcaactaaaaataagaattgttttgtttttgttagctcAAAATGAGACCGCTGATGTGGTGAGTCCGACATGTTACCccgccatgtttctatagtagctCTAGATAACGGCTTCCACATCTTTTGTATAATTTCTCCATCATGATTGAAACGGGAGGCTGAAGCGAGGCAGTTGCAATCACCATCTGCACTGCTGGACGTGtagtcctacacactgatctgttttaatgacattaaTATTCTTTGATTACATGTTTTTAAGACCACTTCTGATAAATCCTAGACTACATTTAGAAAATCTATTCatgtacataaaatataaaagttatgtttaaaaaacagaaaacacttatttcatttttagtttggTTGATGGCTTAGGTTGGAGTGGTTCTGCTGGGGGAAACTGGATTCATTCATGAGcagtatttctaaaatccttGCTACTGCCTTGAGTGTAGCTCATATTTAGACACCAGATCATTTAAAACGATAGAATATAATATCAGCCTTGTAGTATGACAACTGTAACAGCTTTTCCAAAaggatttaataataatacatccCATGCACAATGTATTACAAATTTACCACCAATAAACAACATCAGTAAACAGTGTGCAATGTCATTTCTATACCACCAggctatatatactgtatatattcacacataaacatgtatgtGCATTATGCAATATGTAGATGATCTGTTTCTGTGGCTTCCTCACTGTACCCCTGTCCCTTGTCTGTAACTGTATGTAGAAATCAAAGTGGAAAGTGGCCATCTTTAATACTGACATTATAAAACAGCTACACCTCCTCTATTATTGTACAGATGAAGACACATAAAAGCTGCGTGTTGTGGGATATGTAGTCTCCGTGCTAACACATGCATGTTTGGATGTCTTACGAGCTCTCAGGTGTTATAACTAGTTAACACGAGTTATTATCTGTGTCATCAGTGTTTACAGTATCTCGGTGTACAGTACAGGACATAAGCCAGGCCCACCACAGGCTGCATGCAGCTAACATTAATAATGAAAgctgtgctcacacacacacacacacacacgcacaacacaGTCCGGTCCAAACTACGACAAACACTTCATGCAGCGTTCAGTAAATGACAAGTCGCTCACCACACGGAGCCGTACGCCCCGGTCCCTATCTGTTTGAGCCGTGTGTATTTCTCCGGGACTTCCCACACCGTGCTGTTGATTTCCTCACGGGAGAAATGTGGATGAGCCTCCATGATGTAGAGGTGAAGGCGAAgctagaaaaaaacaaaaacttctcCCCCCTGTACGCCTGTCACTTCTTCACTAGGTAAAGCAAACCACTGCTCAAGCACGACATGTACACCCTACACCGTACTTCCGGTAtggcttttcaaaataatatcCGCGTAGGAGTTGACGCGGATAGCTAGGGTGTAAACGCCGACTTGTATGactagctttttattttttattttggcccCATTATATGTCATTTAAAAGCGAATATGTGTTGTGAAAATGCCATTTAAAGCCAAATAAAAACCCGCCAGCTAAACGTATGTATATGtgatttgtaatattttttcaattttcttgttttataaCGTTCTAATGTGCAATTTTCttttagattaaattaaaaaataggCTTATATTTCCAGTAGTTTgcaagaaataaacatttattttgaaggcaaaaCCTCTCGAGTTCCGGTCTAAACCTCCTTGTTTATTGTGAGCTTGACTCAGCACCACAGAAAGCCACAGTAAGCTACAGTCACAGTATTAACGTGTTAAGTAACTCGGAGGACCTCTTAACATGCAGCCTGGTGTAGCCTTTCATTTGCAGTGAAACATTTGAGTGCAAGAAGCCTCACCCACCATGCAGGAATGATGTGAACAATACAACCCAGTCCTTAGTGTGAGATATCAGACGCCTTGCCTGCTGAAACATGTCAATATGACTCGATTTGCTCCCACCCACACATCGTAGGTGTTACTTGTCATGAATAATTACAGTACGTTGCCAGAAGTTTGTGAATCATGGCAGCCTACAGCAGGACATTCACACTTACAAACatggacaaaaacatgtaaactaTCAGCCTGATATTCTGACTTATCTTCGCTTTGGGTTCATTACTGAATCAACAAATTATCACTTCAATTAACACTTCATATGTGAGGGGTCATAACCCCTCACATATTCATACTGCTTTTAGTGTTATGACATGAACACATCTTTAAAAAGACTAACATTTGTGCAAAAGTACAGTTCTCCCTGAAAACCCGAAAAGCCAGAAAATCAACACTGAAATCTACAGTGTCACCAAGATACATAACCTGGAGCTGCTCATTTGAAGTTTATTAAAGACTGGCCTTGTGAATTCAGTGTTGCTGTTTAATCTGAGTGGATTTGGTATCTTTTTACAGTGATAGTAACAGATCTCAATTCTTAGAAATTAAATTTTCTCACTGAATTTCAACTAGATAAGATCGCTGTGGCACTGTGGTCGCCACGATAGGCTTCACATTAAccatgttttatctgtttgttgttATCTCTTTAGATCAGTAAATCTGTAAAGTCTGCGTCTAAACTTTTCCATAAATCcggttttatttatatgtacacATGTGTACAAAGGATGGTATTAAACTTCCAAACCTTAGATCGGCTATAATGTATATAGTGCAAAGTAAAAGTCCTCATAATACTCATATCTGGAATAACAATAGAAAGTTCAAAGTGACATGAGATCATTTAGATTAGATGAGGATTAGGGGATTATATAAGTAGGGTGAAATTGTAAAAGGGATTAGGTGGTTAAgaataaaagtgtttgtgtgtgtcttatgtTAGTCTCATCAGTCCCTTATCATCTGTGACATTATAgttcttttattgttgttgttttcttatttataatttttattgtaaaaaattAACGGCAAAGATGGcacatataaaataaagcaaatgagCCTAGAGGATAGTCTATGTTATTTTTCTATGCCTGTTTGGTATTTGAGTCAACATCAGCTCCCATATTTGGGGAGCagcatttaaaagtaaaaaaaaaaaaaaaggatgaggtGACTGTTTTTAAGTGTGCAATAAGTAAGACTTTTACTGCTGCATGGCACAAAATGCCCATAATATATCTGTGGAGGCTGAAAGGGTTATGGATCAATACCAATGACTCAGCCATTACTTGGCCAGCTGCTGAACCTTCTGGCTTTCAAAACTCACTTTCCATCCTGCAGTCTATTTAGGAGAGAAAACATTCCACCTCCTTGAGTTTCAGGAAGTAATCTAAATAAGTCTCTGTTTAAAACTGCATTTGCACGTGACAAGTAAGtgttttcctcttcctcatttGTTGCAGAGATATACCCAAGAGCAAGATATCAGGAGGTTTGTGTTATTAATACTTTTTAACAGTTATAATGTCTCCTATGAtaacatgttatgttattattgC
The sequence above is drawn from the Larimichthys crocea isolate SSNF chromosome XV, L_crocea_2.0, whole genome shotgun sequence genome and encodes:
- the mapk13 gene encoding mitogen-activated protein kinase 13, with amino-acid sequence MEAHPHFSREEINSTVWEVPEKYTRLKQIGTGAYGSVCSAINEKTKEKVAIKKLHRPFQSEIFAKRAYRELRLLKHMKHENVIGLLDVFTPASSLDEIQDFYLVMPYMFTDLSKVRGHLSEDKVQFLVYQMLCGLRYIHRAGIIHRDLKPGNLAVNQDCELKILDFGLARSTDAEMTGYVVTRWYRAPEVILNWMHYTQTVDIWSVGCIMAEMINGKTLFKGKDYMDQLTQIMKVTGVPGPEFIQKLDSLEAKNYIKALPRYPRKDFSTLFPRASAKGIDLLEKMLVLDGDERPTAELALEHPYFDSLREPDDFPEPTPYDDSHDNATLSLDEWKRLCFREVKSFVPFPRRDSKRKNTLTMSP